One Anoplopoma fimbria isolate UVic2021 breed Golden Eagle Sablefish chromosome 2, Afim_UVic_2022, whole genome shotgun sequence DNA window includes the following coding sequences:
- the tmem9b gene encoding transmembrane protein 9B, with product MKSVFLLEAFSVACFVLLSQVTAKNPEDIRCKCICPPYRDVEGQIYKQNVSLKDCNCLHVVEPMPVDGKDVEAYCLRCECKYEERSSWTIKGTIIVYLSILGLLLLYMVYLTLLEPILKRRLFGHSQLIQNDDDVGDQQPFANAHNVLSRSHSRPNMLNKVEHAQQRWRRQVQEQRKSVFDRHVVLS from the exons ATGAAGTCTGTGTTTCTCCTCGAGGCTTTCTCTGTGGCTTGTTTTGTGCTTCTCAGCCAAGTGACAGCGAAG AATCCTGAAGACATCCGTTGTAAATGCATCTGTCCGCCATACAGAGATGTCGAGGGTCAAAtctacaaacaaaatgtctctCTTAAAGACTG taaCTGTCTCCATGTGGTTGAACCGATGCCGGTTGACGGTAAAGATGTGGAGGCGTACTGTTTACGCTGTGAGTGTAAATATGAAGAGAGGAGCTCGTGGACCATTAAG GGTACCATCATAGTGTACCTCTCCATTTTGGGCCTGCTGCTGCTATACATGGTCTACCTGACTCTCCTGGAGCCCATACTGAAGAGGCGTCTGTTTGGACATTCACAGCTTATccaaaatgatgatgatgttggg GACCAGCAGCCTTTTGCCAATGCTCACAATGTTCTGTCCCGTTCACACTCTCGACCCAACATGCTGAACAAAGTAGAGCATGCTCAGCAGCGCTGGAGGAGGCAGGTCCAGGAACAGAGGAAGTCTGTGTTTGACCGTCATGTTGTTCTCAGTTAA